A window of the Thermoleophilia bacterium genome harbors these coding sequences:
- a CDS encoding 23S rRNA (pseudouridine(1915)-N(3))-methyltransferase RlmH, whose protein sequence is MKITVLAVGRIRPPFDEAEGHYMKMLRTKQSVEVVEVKDDEALARRLDSEGHVVALELTGKQLDSETWAKWLDRRRHAGRKVTILIGGPGGLPPEVSQKVDEKLSLGRQTLAHQLARIVLLEQIFRASKILAGEKYHL, encoded by the coding sequence ATGAAAATCACCGTGCTCGCCGTGGGCCGGATCCGGCCGCCGTTCGACGAGGCCGAGGGCCACTACATGAAGATGCTGCGAACCAAGCAGTCGGTCGAAGTGGTCGAAGTCAAGGACGACGAGGCCCTGGCCCGGCGCCTCGATTCGGAGGGTCATGTCGTCGCCCTCGAACTCACCGGCAAGCAGCTGGACTCCGAGACGTGGGCAAAGTGGCTCGACCGCCGCCGTCACGCCGGCCGGAAGGTGACCATTCTGATCGGGGGACCCGGGGGCCTGCCACCGGAGGTCAGCCAAAAGGTCGACGAGAAGCTCTCGCTCGGCCGCCAGACGCTGGCCCATCAGCTGGCCCGCATCGTGCTCCTGGAGCAGATCTTCCGGGCCTCGAAGATCCTGGCCGGAGAGAAGTACCACCTGTAA
- a CDS encoding M48 family metallopeptidase, with the protein MSAERKGRDFLTVGSLLWIAAAAVLLAFLLAWLLGPGGGIDAPQVDAAKYLDHDLIERAGEYRSESRLLAITSMLLGLIVLAGLAVYRGRFIRSTFDRLGRWPIIGAAAAGAGITALLALVRFPLDLIQFNHGRDYGLITQDFSGWLSDLLLGTLIGLLMEAAGAALAMWLWRRFRQRFWIAGSIFVIAYAVLFTWLWPVVISPLFNTFEPLPEGPVRQEVIRLADRAGVEVGQVYEVDASRRSSTLNAYVNGLGSSKRVVIYDNAIDQLSDAELSALIAHELSHVESNDLYRGLAFAILVIPLGVLFVQVATTALARRRGDDLRGPAIIPALALTISLATMVLSIPGNLLSREIEAGADRSAMELTGNPDGLIGLQVRLAESNLTDPDPPGVYQYLFGSHPTTVERISAAETEKDQGGGG; encoded by the coding sequence ATGAGCGCTGAGCGTAAGGGGCGGGATTTCCTGACAGTGGGCTCCCTGCTCTGGATTGCTGCCGCGGCCGTGCTCCTCGCATTCCTGCTGGCCTGGCTGCTCGGTCCGGGCGGCGGAATCGACGCGCCTCAGGTGGACGCCGCCAAGTACCTGGATCACGACCTGATCGAGCGGGCGGGCGAGTACCGGTCAGAGAGCCGCCTGCTCGCCATCACTTCGATGTTGCTGGGGCTGATCGTCCTCGCGGGGCTCGCGGTCTACCGCGGCAGGTTCATCCGGAGCACGTTTGACCGGCTGGGCCGCTGGCCGATCATCGGCGCGGCGGCGGCCGGCGCCGGAATCACCGCCCTGCTGGCCTTGGTTCGATTTCCTCTCGACCTGATCCAGTTCAACCACGGTCGTGACTACGGGCTGATCACCCAGGACTTCTCCGGCTGGCTGAGCGACCTGCTGCTCGGGACGCTGATCGGCCTGCTGATGGAGGCGGCCGGGGCGGCCCTTGCGATGTGGCTCTGGCGGCGCTTCCGGCAACGGTTCTGGATCGCCGGCTCGATCTTCGTGATCGCTTACGCGGTGCTCTTCACCTGGCTCTGGCCGGTCGTGATCTCGCCGCTGTTCAACACGTTTGAGCCCCTGCCCGAAGGGCCGGTGCGGCAGGAGGTGATCCGGCTCGCCGACCGGGCCGGCGTCGAGGTGGGGCAGGTTTACGAAGTCGACGCCAGCCGCCGGTCCTCGACCCTGAACGCCTACGTCAACGGCCTCGGCTCGTCGAAGCGCGTCGTGATCTACGACAACGCGATCGACCAGCTTTCCGACGCCGAACTCTCGGCCCTGATCGCCCACGAGCTGTCCCACGTCGAATCGAACGACCTCTATCGCGGCCTCGCCTTCGCGATCCTGGTGATCCCGCTCGGGGTGCTCTTCGTGCAGGTGGCGACCACGGCGCTCGCGCGCCGGCGCGGTGATGACCTGCGGGGCCCGGCAATCATCCCGGCGCTGGCCCTGACGATCAGCCTGGCGACGATGGTCCTCTCGATCCCCGGAAACTTGCTGTCCCGTGAGATCGAGGCGGGCGCCGACCGTTCGGCGATGGAACTGACCGGCAATCCCGACGGCCTGATCGGCCTCCAGGTGCGGCTGGCCGAGTCCAATCTCACCGATCCGGACCCGCCCGGGGTCTACCAGTACCTGTTCGGCTCCCACCCGACCACGGTCGAGCGGATCTCGGCCGCCGAGACCGAAAAAGACCAGGGAGGCGGAGGATGA
- a CDS encoding metallophosphoesterase family protein, producing the protein MLVAAISDIHANLPALETVLADIDSTGVEEIWFLGDAVGYGAQPSECLRLVDSRCSISLLGNHDLAALGEIDISTFSPGAARSALWTRENLTEEDLALLRKIGQASGSKEGYGLYHASPRDPVWEYVVEADLAAENMDAQTERIALIGHSHIALYFNRADQSSETSSVLGSDGSSIDLAEGEWLVNPGSVGQPRDGDPRAAWLELDTTTQQATFHRVEYPIDAAAESIRDAGLPGHLADRLYQGH; encoded by the coding sequence ATGCTCGTAGCCGCGATTTCGGACATCCACGCCAACCTGCCTGCCCTTGAAACGGTGCTGGCCGACATCGACTCGACCGGAGTCGAGGAGATCTGGTTCCTCGGTGATGCGGTCGGTTACGGCGCCCAGCCCTCCGAATGCCTCCGGCTCGTCGACTCGCGCTGCTCGATCAGCCTGCTCGGCAACCACGATCTCGCGGCGCTCGGCGAAATCGACATCTCGACCTTCAGCCCGGGTGCCGCACGCTCGGCCCTCTGGACCAGGGAGAACCTCACGGAGGAGGATCTCGCCCTCCTGCGTAAGATCGGCCAGGCATCGGGTTCCAAGGAGGGCTACGGCCTCTATCACGCGTCTCCGCGCGACCCGGTCTGGGAATACGTGGTTGAGGCCGATCTGGCCGCCGAGAACATGGATGCCCAGACCGAAAGAATCGCCCTGATCGGTCACTCGCACATCGCCCTTTACTTCAACCGGGCCGACCAATCGTCGGAGACGAGTTCCGTCCTCGGTTCCGACGGGTCTTCGATCGACCTGGCCGAAGGCGAATGGCTCGTGAACCCGGGCAGCGTCGGGCAGCCGCGTGACGGCGACCCGCGAGCCGCCTGGCTGGAGTTGGACACGACCACACAGCAAGCCACTTTCCACCGGGTCGAGTATCCGATCGACGCCGCCGCCGAATCGATCCGCGACGCCGGTCTGCCCGGCCACCTTGCCGACCGGCTTTACCAGGGACATTGA
- a CDS encoding serine/threonine protein kinase: MTNTTILGDRYELHDKLGSGGMSNVYRATDRILERTVAVKVLAEHLSDDDRFVARFRREALAVAKLIHPNIVQVYDTGVDSGRHFIVMECVEGRSGAQILKSEGVLDPETTIEIGVQACAGLEYAHRHGIIHRDVKPGNLMVTGGPANGGDMTCKLTDFGIARAAEQTRITQVGSVVGTAAYLAPEQVRGEEATPATDVYALGVVLYQFLTGRLPYEGSSLAELAIRQQNEKPLSPRTYNDDVPETVSASVMRALEGDKNIRFNTAGALADGLERGLRGEDVTLQLDETAPANQQFPSAETATRPMERTSRTAHRPAPPPPRYKSPPPRPKLKKRSFMSRFARFVFGLVALVLIAGVVAGAVIALTDRAASIKVREWTENSVKGATGDLKDFVRENTQ; this comes from the coding sequence ATGACCAACACAACCATCCTCGGCGACCGATACGAGCTTCACGACAAGCTCGGCTCCGGAGGCATGTCGAACGTCTACCGGGCGACCGACCGCATCCTCGAGCGGACAGTCGCCGTGAAGGTGCTGGCCGAGCACCTGTCGGACGACGACCGTTTCGTCGCCCGTTTCCGCCGGGAGGCGCTGGCCGTCGCCAAGCTGATCCACCCGAACATCGTGCAGGTGTACGACACCGGCGTCGACAGCGGCCGGCACTTCATCGTCATGGAATGCGTCGAAGGCCGCTCCGGCGCCCAGATCCTCAAGTCGGAGGGCGTGCTGGACCCGGAGACGACCATCGAAATCGGGGTCCAGGCCTGCGCCGGCCTCGAATACGCCCACCGGCACGGCATCATCCACCGCGACGTGAAGCCCGGCAACCTGATGGTCACGGGCGGCCCGGCCAATGGCGGCGACATGACCTGCAAGCTGACCGACTTCGGCATCGCCCGGGCGGCCGAGCAGACCCGCATCACCCAGGTCGGATCGGTGGTCGGAACCGCTGCCTATCTCGCACCGGAGCAGGTGCGCGGCGAGGAGGCGACACCGGCGACCGACGTCTACGCACTGGGCGTCGTGCTCTACCAGTTCCTCACCGGCCGCCTGCCCTACGAAGGTTCTTCCCTGGCCGAGCTCGCGATCCGGCAGCAAAACGAGAAGCCGCTTTCACCGCGCACTTACAACGACGACGTGCCGGAAACCGTCAGCGCCTCGGTCATGCGGGCCCTCGAAGGCGACAAGAACATCCGCTTCAACACCGCCGGTGCCCTCGCCGACGGGCTTGAACGCGGCCTGCGCGGCGAAGACGTAACGCTCCAGCTCGATGAGACCGCGCCCGCGAACCAGCAGTTTCCCAGTGCGGAGACCGCCACGCGGCCGATGGAGCGCACTTCCCGCACCGCGCACCGCCCGGCCCCGCCACCGCCGCGCTACAAGAGCCCGCCGCCGCGGCCGAAGCTCAAGAAGCGCTCCTTCATGTCACGCTTCGCACGCTTCGTCTTCGGCCTTGTGGCGCTCGTCCTGATCGCCGGCGTCGTCGCCGGTGCCGTGATCGCGCTCACCGACCGCGCCGCCTCGATCAAGGTGCGCGAGTGGACCGAGAACTCGGTCAAGGGAGCGACCGGCGACCTCAAGGACTTCGTCCGCGAGAACACGCAGTAG
- a CDS encoding ABC transporter ATP-binding protein produces the protein MSAPLASVDGISKRFGSIQALNDLSLSVPEGSVCGLLGPNGSGKTTAIRILLGLSRANSGTAELLGTRVGGRGFKDVISRTGSLIEGPALYGRGTARQNMKIQARARGLDSAGSGIDRLLELVGLTDRADTNARGFSLGMKQRLGLAIALIGNPRLVILDEPTNGLDPSGIVEIRELIKRLPQSGVTVLVSSHLLSEVQLMCDRATIINHGSVVADGTMSEILGQAGGDGGYMVRVTPEEVPEAYGILSEIGLSVFQAPDGELLVDGPVEDGSQINLVLANAGIYVSELRKNQPDLERVFMSLTHDPNAPVT, from the coding sequence ATGAGCGCGCCGCTCGCCTCGGTCGATGGCATTTCGAAGCGGTTCGGCAGCATCCAGGCGCTGAATGACCTTTCGCTGTCAGTTCCCGAAGGGTCGGTATGCGGACTGCTCGGGCCGAACGGTTCGGGCAAGACCACCGCGATCCGGATCCTGCTCGGCCTGAGCCGTGCCAACTCCGGTACGGCCGAGTTGCTGGGGACCCGCGTGGGCGGCCGCGGTTTCAAGGATGTGATCAGCCGCACCGGTTCCCTGATCGAAGGCCCGGCGCTCTACGGGCGCGGCACCGCACGCCAGAACATGAAGATCCAGGCGAGGGCGCGGGGGCTCGACTCGGCGGGGTCCGGAATCGACAGGTTGCTGGAGCTGGTCGGCCTCACCGACCGGGCGGACACGAACGCCCGCGGGTTCTCCCTCGGCATGAAGCAGCGGCTGGGACTGGCGATTGCACTGATCGGCAATCCGAGGCTGGTGATCCTCGACGAACCGACGAACGGTCTCGATCCGTCCGGGATCGTCGAGATCCGTGAGCTGATCAAGAGGCTTCCACAGTCGGGTGTCACCGTGCTCGTGTCTTCCCACCTGCTCTCCGAAGTGCAGCTGATGTGCGATCGCGCGACCATCATCAACCACGGTTCGGTGGTCGCCGACGGGACGATGAGCGAGATCCTCGGGCAGGCCGGCGGCGATGGCGGTTACATGGTCCGGGTCACTCCCGAGGAGGTTCCGGAGGCCTACGGGATCCTCTCGGAGATCGGGCTTTCGGTGTTCCAGGCGCCCGATGGCGAACTCCTGGTCGACGGACCGGTCGAGGACGGATCCCAGATCAACCTCGTGCTTGCCAACGCCGGGATCTACGTCTCCGAGCTCCGGAAGAACCAGCCCGATCTCGAACGGGTGTTCATGTCGCTCACCCACGACCCGAACGCACCGGTTACCTGA
- the tgt gene encoding tRNA guanosine(34) transglycosylase Tgt, with translation MSARDGDARRGVLQTPHGPVATPAFIPLATKGSVRGMSSREVAGMGFEIVLGNTYHLLVAPGPDRIREAGGLHEFMAWDKAIITDSGGFQVFSLAHGGVAEEIKGTGRKMQGLAKTLGIEEEGVRFRSYRDGSELMLSPEESMSVQAALGSDIALVFDECTPFHADREYTARSTMRTHRWLHRSLDWHNEHGPEKQAVFGIIQGGTYEDLRLESCEAVAAAAVDGIAIGGTLGRDKDEMAEVLGFTVPALPVEAPRHLLGIGEVDDLMRGISLGIDVFDCAVPTRLARHGMALAPAPEQRFRIDVRKGYMAGDHLPLVEGCPCVGCQDYDRDYLNYISRSEELTAVRILVEHNLTYMERLMAGAREAISAGTYGDYAAGILGGSPPWEAG, from the coding sequence ATCTCCGCCCGTGACGGTGACGCCCGCCGGGGCGTCCTTCAGACACCGCACGGACCGGTGGCGACGCCGGCTTTCATCCCGCTCGCCACCAAGGGCAGCGTGCGTGGCATGTCCTCGAGGGAAGTCGCCGGGATGGGTTTCGAGATCGTGCTCGGCAACACGTACCACCTGCTGGTCGCGCCAGGACCGGATCGCATCAGGGAGGCCGGGGGCCTGCACGAGTTCATGGCCTGGGACAAGGCGATCATCACCGACTCCGGCGGCTTTCAGGTCTTCTCGCTCGCCCACGGCGGTGTCGCCGAGGAAATCAAGGGAACCGGGCGGAAGATGCAGGGGCTGGCCAAGACCCTGGGGATCGAAGAAGAAGGGGTGCGCTTCCGGTCCTATCGGGACGGCTCCGAGCTGATGCTCTCGCCGGAGGAGTCGATGTCGGTCCAGGCCGCACTCGGTTCCGACATCGCCCTGGTCTTCGACGAATGCACCCCCTTCCACGCTGACCGGGAATACACCGCCCGCTCCACGATGAGGACCCACCGCTGGCTGCACCGCAGCCTCGACTGGCACAACGAGCACGGTCCTGAGAAGCAGGCGGTCTTCGGGATCATCCAGGGCGGCACCTACGAGGACCTGCGGCTCGAGTCGTGCGAGGCGGTGGCGGCGGCCGCGGTCGACGGCATCGCGATCGGTGGCACGCTCGGCCGCGACAAGGACGAGATGGCCGAAGTCCTCGGCTTCACGGTTCCCGCCCTTCCCGTCGAAGCACCCAGGCACCTGCTCGGGATCGGTGAGGTCGACGACCTGATGCGCGGCATCTCCCTCGGCATCGACGTCTTCGACTGCGCCGTGCCGACCCGCCTCGCCCGGCACGGGATGGCGCTCGCTCCGGCCCCGGAGCAGCGCTTCCGCATCGACGTGCGCAAGGGCTACATGGCGGGGGATCACCTCCCGCTGGTCGAGGGATGCCCGTGCGTGGGCTGCCAGGACTACGATCGCGACTATCTGAACTACATTTCGCGTTCGGAGGAGCTGACCGCCGTGAGGATCCTGGTCGAACACAACCTGACATACATGGAGCGCCTGATGGCCGGAGCGAGGGAGGCGATCTCGGCCGGCACTTACGGCGACTATGCCGCCGGCATCCTCGGCGGGTCCCCGCCCTGGGAAGCCGGATGA
- a CDS encoding 2,3-bisphosphoglycerate-independent phosphoglycerate mutase — protein sequence MALVILDGWGLAPPGPGNAISLADTPNFDRLWNEYPKTQLSAQGPDVGLPEGQMGNSEVGHLNLGAGAIVKQDLARIDTAVADGTFFDNEALVAACRRAAAHGTRGRLHLIGLVSDGGVHSGWEHLEACVELASQEGVPDVVFHAITDGRDTLPNGGAKYVEELERWLRSAGRIGTISGRYYAMDRDTRWQRVKLAYDAMVHAEGPKSRDSETAIRDSYAAGKTDEFIPPTVIGDYDGMDEGDVAIFINFRPDRARELTRALADPDFDEFPRSGGPVIDLTTMTVYRKGWPYPVAFPERRPAVTLAQVISESGGRQLHVAETEKYAHVTYFFNGGREEEWQGEERRLVASARDVATYDFKPEMSANAAADTFIEGWQAETPRFGIINFANPDMVGHTGVIPAAVKAIEAVDACLGRVVETVLASGGACLVTADHGNADNMLEPDGSVNTAHSLNPVPLILTVPGPDLASGGILADVAPTILEALGIEQPVEMTGRSLIS from the coding sequence ATGGCCCTGGTCATCCTCGACGGGTGGGGACTGGCACCACCCGGTCCCGGCAACGCGATCTCGCTGGCCGACACGCCGAACTTCGACCGGCTCTGGAACGAGTACCCGAAGACCCAGCTGAGCGCCCAGGGTCCCGACGTCGGCCTGCCCGAGGGCCAGATGGGCAACTCCGAGGTCGGGCACCTGAACCTCGGCGCCGGCGCGATCGTCAAGCAGGACCTCGCCCGGATCGACACCGCCGTCGCCGACGGCACCTTCTTTGACAACGAGGCGCTGGTCGCCGCCTGCCGCCGGGCTGCCGCCCATGGTACGCGCGGAAGATTGCACCTGATCGGCCTGGTCTCTGACGGCGGTGTGCATTCGGGCTGGGAGCACCTCGAGGCCTGCGTCGAGCTGGCCAGCCAGGAAGGCGTGCCGGACGTCGTCTTCCACGCGATCACCGATGGCCGCGACACGCTGCCGAATGGCGGTGCGAAGTACGTCGAGGAGCTCGAGCGGTGGCTGCGCTCGGCCGGTCGCATCGGAACGATCAGCGGCCGCTACTACGCGATGGACCGCGATACACGCTGGCAGCGAGTCAAGCTCGCCTACGACGCGATGGTCCACGCCGAAGGCCCGAAGTCGCGGGACTCGGAAACGGCGATCAGGGACTCTTATGCCGCCGGCAAGACCGACGAGTTCATCCCGCCGACCGTGATCGGCGACTACGACGGCATGGACGAGGGCGACGTCGCGATCTTCATCAACTTCCGGCCGGACCGGGCGCGAGAGCTCACCCGGGCGCTGGCCGATCCCGATTTCGATGAATTCCCCCGCTCGGGCGGGCCGGTGATCGACCTGACCACGATGACCGTCTACCGCAAGGGCTGGCCTTACCCGGTGGCCTTCCCCGAGCGGCGGCCGGCCGTGACCCTGGCCCAGGTGATCTCGGAGTCCGGAGGCCGGCAGCTGCACGTGGCCGAGACCGAGAAGTACGCCCACGTGACGTATTTCTTCAACGGGGGCCGCGAAGAGGAGTGGCAGGGCGAGGAGCGCCGCCTCGTTGCCTCCGCGCGTGATGTTGCGACCTATGACTTCAAGCCGGAGATGAGCGCCAACGCTGCCGCCGACACCTTCATCGAGGGCTGGCAGGCCGAGACTCCGCGGTTCGGCATCATCAACTTCGCCAATCCCGACATGGTCGGGCACACCGGTGTGATCCCGGCGGCGGTCAAGGCGATCGAAGCGGTCGACGCCTGCCTCGGACGCGTCGTCGAAACAGTGCTCGCGTCGGGCGGAGCCTGTCTGGTCACCGCCGACCACGGCAACGCCGACAACATGCTCGAGCCCGACGGATCAGTGAACACCGCCCACTCGCTCAACCCGGTGCCGCTGATCCTGACCGTTCCCGGCCCGGACCTCGCTTCCGGCGGGATCCTGGCCGACGTTGCGCCGACCATCCTCGAAGCCCTCGGAATCGAGCAGCCAGTTGAGATGACTGGCAGGAGCTTGATCTCCTAG
- a CDS encoding triose-phosphate isomerase, translated as MSRRPYIAANWKMNKTASEADEFLDVFLPTQSADGPEVALCPTFLALARVAERCSGTPVKAAAQNMYFEDSGAFTGEISAPMLLDIGVDGVILGHSERRQNFGETDEALAQKVRRAIEAGLQPILCCGETEAERESDDTDAVLSHQVITDLAEVHTDDLDKVVIAYEPIWAIGTGKTATLTQAQVAIHFIRNLLRSRDPEAAQRVRILYGGSVKPGNAAELMAQPDIDGALVGGASLDPEDFGGIISAASGA; from the coding sequence ATGAGCCGCCGTCCTTACATCGCTGCGAACTGGAAAATGAACAAGACGGCGAGCGAGGCCGATGAATTCCTCGACGTCTTCCTGCCGACCCAGTCCGCCGATGGTCCCGAGGTCGCGCTCTGTCCCACCTTCCTCGCCCTGGCCCGGGTCGCCGAGCGCTGCTCGGGAACGCCGGTCAAGGCGGCCGCTCAGAACATGTACTTCGAGGACTCCGGCGCCTTCACCGGTGAGATCTCCGCGCCGATGCTGCTCGACATCGGGGTCGACGGCGTCATCCTCGGGCATTCCGAGCGGCGACAGAACTTCGGCGAGACCGACGAGGCCCTGGCCCAGAAGGTGCGGCGCGCGATCGAGGCGGGCCTCCAGCCGATCCTCTGTTGCGGCGAGACCGAGGCCGAGCGTGAATCCGACGACACGGACGCGGTGCTGTCGCACCAGGTGATCACCGACCTGGCTGAGGTCCATACGGACGACCTCGACAAGGTGGTCATCGCGTACGAGCCGATCTGGGCGATCGGGACTGGCAAGACCGCAACGCTTACACAGGCCCAGGTGGCGATCCATTTCATCCGCAACCTGCTTCGATCCCGCGACCCCGAAGCGGCCCAGCGGGTGCGCATTCTCTACGGCGGATCGGTCAAGCCCGGCAACGCCGCCGAGCTGATGGCCCAGCCCGACATCGATGGCGCCCTGGTCGGGGGTGCGTCGCTCGACCCAGAGGACTTCGGCGGCATCATTTCGGCCGCCTCGGGCGCTTGA
- a CDS encoding phosphoglycerate kinase, whose translation MSFSRASVRDAEVGGKRVLMRVDFNVPLDDGEVTDDTRIRAALPTIQLLVDRKARVILVSHLGRPKGEVVPELSLKPAADRLGELLDREILLAPEVAGSQARDMADRLEPGQVMLLENVRFEDGETANDPGLARDLAELGDLYVNDAFGTAHRAHASTAGVAALLPAYAGLLLEREVENLDAVADEPTRPLVVILGGAKVSDKVGVIDRFIDLADQILIGGAMCFPFYRAQGIGTGNSLVEEEGIPLAAEALKKAESSNCELILPTDLAIGREFSADTEYADLDGVEVPEGWMGLDIGPNTAADYASRIAQAGTVLWNGPMGAFELEPFAAGTKVVAEAVAEAPGFTVVGGGDSVAALAKFGLTDKVDWVSTGGGASLELLEGKRLPGVEALNEA comes from the coding sequence ATGTCCTTCTCCAGAGCTTCGGTCCGGGACGCCGAGGTCGGCGGCAAACGCGTCTTGATGCGGGTCGACTTCAACGTGCCGCTCGATGACGGTGAGGTCACCGACGACACCCGGATCCGGGCGGCGCTGCCCACGATCCAGTTGCTGGTCGACCGCAAAGCCCGGGTGATCCTGGTTTCGCACCTGGGCCGCCCGAAGGGCGAAGTGGTTCCGGAGCTGTCCCTGAAGCCGGCCGCCGACCGGCTGGGCGAACTGCTCGACCGTGAAATCCTGCTGGCCCCGGAAGTTGCTGGATCGCAGGCCCGGGACATGGCCGACCGGCTCGAGCCGGGCCAGGTCATGCTGCTCGAGAACGTGCGGTTCGAGGACGGCGAGACCGCAAACGATCCCGGGCTGGCTCGCGACCTGGCCGAGCTCGGCGACCTCTACGTCAACGACGCCTTCGGCACCGCCCACCGCGCCCACGCCAGCACGGCCGGCGTGGCCGCACTGCTGCCGGCCTATGCCGGGCTGCTGCTCGAACGGGAAGTCGAGAACCTGGATGCGGTCGCCGACGAGCCGACGCGGCCGCTGGTCGTCATCCTTGGCGGAGCCAAGGTCTCGGACAAGGTCGGAGTGATCGACCGCTTCATCGACCTTGCCGACCAGATCCTGATCGGCGGTGCCATGTGTTTCCCGTTCTACCGGGCCCAGGGGATCGGTACCGGCAACTCCCTGGTTGAGGAAGAAGGCATTCCGCTGGCCGCCGAAGCCCTGAAGAAGGCCGAGTCATCGAATTGCGAGCTGATCCTGCCCACCGATCTCGCGATCGGCCGCGAATTCTCGGCCGACACGGAATATGCGGACCTCGATGGGGTGGAGGTCCCCGAGGGCTGGATGGGCCTCGACATCGGGCCGAACACGGCGGCCGACTATGCCAGCCGGATCGCGCAGGCCGGAACCGTGCTCTGGAACGGCCCGATGGGCGCGTTCGAGCTCGAGCCATTCGCCGCCGGGACCAAGGTGGTCGCCGAGGCGGTGGCCGAAGCGCCCGGGTTCACCGTGGTCGGCGGTGGTGATTCGGTCGCCGCCCTGGCGAAGTTCGGGCTGACCGACAAGGTCGACTGGGTCTCGACCGGCGGCGGCGCCTCCCTCGAACTGCTCGAGGGAAAGCGACTGCCCGGCGTCGAAGCCCTGAACGAGGCATGA
- the gap gene encoding type I glyceraldehyde-3-phosphate dehydrogenase encodes MGVKVGINGFGRIGRNVLHAAKASGADIDIVAVNDLTDNETLAHLLKYDSILGRFDGTVESSEGSITVDGKEIAALSERDPAQLPWSDLGVDVVLESTGFFTARADAGKHLEAGAKKVVISAPAKEPDVTVVLGVNFDAYDPENHHIISNASCTTNCLAPFAKAINDAVGIDHGLMTTIHAYTSDQRLQDMPHSDLRRARAAAINLIPTTTGAAKAVSLVLPELAGKLNGFAVRAPVVTGSVVDLTFKPSKATSAEEVNAAVKAAAEGPLKGILAYTEDPIVSTDIVGDSHSSIFDSSLTQVIGDGELVKAISWYDNEWGYSNRCVELLGKVL; translated from the coding sequence ATGGGCGTGAAGGTCGGCATCAACGGATTTGGGCGCATCGGTCGCAACGTGCTCCACGCGGCCAAGGCGTCCGGAGCAGATATCGACATCGTCGCGGTCAACGATCTCACCGACAATGAGACCCTCGCCCACCTCCTGAAGTACGACTCGATCCTTGGCCGTTTCGATGGCACCGTCGAATCATCCGAAGGTTCGATCACGGTCGACGGCAAAGAGATCGCCGCCCTTTCCGAGCGCGATCCGGCCCAGCTGCCCTGGTCCGACCTCGGCGTCGACGTCGTACTGGAGTCGACCGGGTTCTTCACTGCCCGCGCCGATGCCGGCAAGCACCTCGAAGCCGGCGCGAAGAAAGTCGTCATCTCGGCCCCGGCCAAGGAGCCGGACGTCACCGTCGTGCTCGGAGTGAACTTCGACGCTTACGACCCCGAGAACCACCACATCATCTCCAACGCCTCCTGCACCACGAACTGCCTTGCGCCCTTCGCCAAGGCGATCAACGACGCGGTCGGCATCGATCATGGCCTGATGACGACGATCCACGCCTACACCTCGGACCAGCGTCTCCAGGACATGCCGCATTCGGACCTGCGCCGCGCCCGCGCCGCCGCGATCAACCTGATCCCGACGACCACCGGCGCCGCCAAGGCGGTCAGCCTCGTCCTGCCAGAGCTCGCGGGCAAGCTGAACGGCTTCGCCGTGCGTGCCCCCGTGGTCACCGGCTCAGTCGTCGACCTGACCTTCAAGCCGTCGAAGGCGACTTCGGCCGAAGAAGTGAACGCAGCGGTCAAGGCCGCGGCCGAAGGACCGCTCAAGGGCATCCTGGCCTACACCGAGGACCCGATCGTGTCGACCGACATCGTCGGTGACTCGCATTCGTCGATCTTCGATTCTTCGCTCACCCAGGTGATCGGCGACGGCGAGCTGGTCAAGGCGATCTCCTGGTACGACAACGAGTGGGGCTACTCGAACCGCTGCGTCGAACTGCTCGGCAAGGTCCTGTAG
- a CDS encoding VOC family protein: MLHHIVLEISDLQRSSAFYDALLSPLGWRRHVSEDGAIGYGISRPILFISERNGARAEGTLVSLGAPGIAAVKAAWEGGCNSGGSSVAKPGEPGGHGSGSYSAFLRDPDGHDIELTVGTD, encoded by the coding sequence GTGCTTCATCACATCGTTCTCGAAATCTCCGACCTCCAACGGTCCTCGGCCTTCTACGACGCGCTGCTTTCGCCACTCGGCTGGCGCCGCCACGTGAGCGAAGACGGCGCGATCGGCTACGGCATCTCGCGGCCGATCCTCTTCATCAGCGAGCGCAACGGCGCTCGCGCCGAAGGGACGCTGGTCAGCCTCGGTGCACCCGGCATCGCCGCGGTCAAGGCCGCCTGGGAGGGTGGCTGCAATTCCGGTGGTTCCAGTGTCGCCAAGCCGGGCGAGCCCGGTGGCCACGGATCGGGCTCGTATTCCGCTTTCCTCCGGGATCCGGACGGCCACGACATCGAATTGACCGTCGGCACAGACTGA